Proteins from one Stenotrophomonas aracearum genomic window:
- a CDS encoding REP-associated tyrosine transposase, whose amino-acid sequence MSSPRLLIGRRSLQGACYMLTTTVADRQRVFIDDARVECAVEAFRCSDREHRSRTLAWVVMPDHVHWLMQLQNGNISRCMAAFKSRSARALNLHRASQGALWQRGFYDHCIRSDESLLKQANYLIENPVRAGLTTKVGEYPYCWTRWPAEADESADVSPPDQRSDVE is encoded by the coding sequence ATGTCCAGTCCCCGACTTCTCATTGGCCGCCGCTCCTTGCAGGGCGCGTGCTACATGCTCACCACCACCGTCGCAGACCGCCAACGCGTCTTCATCGATGACGCCAGGGTCGAGTGCGCGGTAGAGGCGTTTCGTTGTTCAGACAGGGAGCATCGCTCGCGAACACTCGCGTGGGTAGTCATGCCCGACCACGTGCACTGGTTGATGCAGCTGCAGAACGGCAACATCAGCCGCTGCATGGCAGCGTTCAAATCCCGGTCCGCTCGTGCGCTGAATCTGCATCGAGCGTCGCAGGGAGCGCTTTGGCAGCGTGGTTTCTACGACCACTGCATCCGCTCGGACGAGTCGCTACTCAAACAGGCCAACTACCTCATCGAGAACCCGGTTCGTGCGGGGCTCACCACCAAGGTGGGCGAGTATCCGTACTGCTGGACGCGCTGGCCTGCAGAGGCCGATGAATCTGCCGACGTCTCTCCACCCGACCAACGCAGTGACGTGGAATGA
- a CDS encoding M28 family metallopeptidase, with protein sequence MSRKLLLCLAATAALTACKGETTAPASAPAADTAPAAAGHAFSAEINAGDFGELVKTLSSDEFEGRAPGSTGEERTVNYIRDQMQRIGLQPGNGDSWFQEVAMTETTADESTVLKLDQAGKQRDLKFGTDMVIGTRSGQQEVKIDGSELVFVGYGVDAPEQKWNDYAGQDWKGKTVVMFVNDPGFHANDDKLFDGKRMTYYGRWTYKFEEAARKGAAAALIVHDTAGASYGWDVVKNSWAGPQYDLPAKDDPEPRLPAQGWLSADTARQLFADAGLDLDQAYKDANKRGFKPVPLKAKLSLDLKSTIAEKKSRNVVGVLPGTKHADEAVVYMAHWDHLGKHEGEQGDNIYNGAIDNATGVAGILEIADAMAHEQPAPERSVVFLAVTLEESGLLGSKYYVNHPTFPLDKIAGVINIDAMSVAGRAKDLTVTGFGSSQLEDILKPLAAEKGRTLHGETSVQSGFYFRSDHFNFAKAGVPALYADGGEDLLDGGVEAGRKVAEAYGRDRYHGPKDEYDASTWKLDGTVEDLELLHGVGREIAIGGRWPNWYEGNPFKAARDEMMKGKVDTATPKPAAK encoded by the coding sequence ATGTCCCGCAAACTTCTGTTGTGCCTGGCCGCCACCGCCGCGCTGACCGCGTGCAAGGGCGAGACCACGGCCCCGGCTTCCGCGCCGGCGGCCGACACTGCGCCGGCCGCTGCCGGCCACGCATTCTCCGCCGAGATCAACGCCGGCGATTTCGGCGAGCTGGTCAAGACCCTGTCGTCCGACGAGTTCGAAGGCCGCGCCCCGGGCAGCACCGGCGAAGAGCGCACGGTGAACTACATCCGCGACCAGATGCAGCGCATCGGACTGCAGCCGGGCAACGGCGACAGCTGGTTCCAGGAGGTGGCGATGACCGAAACCACCGCTGATGAAAGCACCGTGCTGAAGCTGGACCAGGCCGGCAAGCAGCGCGACCTGAAGTTTGGCACCGACATGGTGATCGGCACCCGCAGCGGCCAGCAGGAAGTGAAGATCGACGGCAGCGAGCTGGTGTTCGTCGGCTACGGCGTGGATGCGCCGGAGCAGAAGTGGAACGACTACGCCGGCCAGGACTGGAAGGGCAAGACGGTCGTGATGTTCGTCAACGACCCGGGCTTCCATGCCAACGACGACAAGCTGTTCGACGGCAAGCGCATGACCTATTACGGGCGCTGGACCTACAAGTTCGAGGAAGCCGCACGCAAGGGCGCGGCCGCCGCGCTGATCGTGCACGACACCGCCGGTGCGTCGTACGGCTGGGACGTGGTGAAGAACTCCTGGGCGGGCCCGCAGTACGACCTGCCGGCCAAGGACGATCCGGAGCCGCGCCTGCCCGCACAGGGCTGGCTGAGCGCCGACACGGCACGCCAGCTGTTCGCCGACGCCGGGCTGGACCTGGACCAGGCCTACAAGGACGCCAACAAGCGCGGGTTCAAGCCGGTGCCGCTGAAGGCCAAGCTGTCGCTCGACCTGAAGAGCACCATCGCAGAGAAGAAGTCGCGCAACGTGGTCGGCGTGCTGCCGGGTACCAAGCATGCCGACGAAGCCGTCGTGTACATGGCGCACTGGGACCACCTGGGCAAGCATGAGGGCGAGCAGGGCGACAACATCTACAACGGTGCCATCGACAACGCCACCGGCGTGGCCGGCATCCTGGAGATTGCCGACGCCATGGCCCACGAGCAGCCGGCGCCGGAGCGTTCGGTGGTGTTCCTGGCGGTGACGCTGGAAGAATCGGGCCTGCTGGGTTCGAAGTACTACGTGAACCATCCGACCTTCCCGCTGGACAAGATTGCCGGCGTGATCAACATCGACGCGATGTCGGTGGCCGGCCGGGCCAAGGACCTGACCGTGACCGGTTTCGGCAGCTCGCAGCTGGAGGACATCCTCAAGCCGCTGGCCGCGGAGAAGGGTCGCACCCTGCACGGCGAGACTTCGGTGCAGAGTGGCTTCTACTTCCGTTCGGACCACTTCAACTTCGCCAAGGCCGGCGTGCCGGCACTGTACGCCGACGGCGGCGAAGACCTGCTGGACGGCGGCGTGGAAGCCGGCCGCAAGGTGGCTGAAGCTTACGGCCGCGACCGTTACCACGGCCCGAAGGACGAGTATGACGCCAGCACCTGGAAGCTGGACGGTACCGTGGAAGACCTGGAGCTGCTGCACGGCGTCGGTCGTGAGATCGCAATCGGCGGCAGGTGGCCGAACTGGTACGAGGGCAACCCGTTCAAGGCGGCCCGCGACGAGATGATGAAGGGCAAGGTCGATACGGCAACGCCCAAGCCTGCGGCGAAGTAA
- a CDS encoding murein hydrolase activator EnvC family protein, producing MRHNVFSSRRHNNPSTGQGRGPLWRLALSVALVLATLGAGPVAAQNPKETERKLQKLRTELKGVAQERKTLEGQRGQASRQLREADEKVARTSRVLAETETALQRESRALQELQQRRSELQAGLQAQRQELASLLRAAYRIGNNAPLKLLLSQDKVADANRTLAYHRYLQRERARRIGALTTDLTELETVEAQIVERQQALEGTRKQQKQQAATLADDRKTRAATVASLDERFKDRSEREKALGQDAKALETLLANLRAAAARAEAERKAAARRAAAEKAAAEKAERAAAASGTRPPPRPGKTPPAVASAPAPKVGGLGWPLSGNLLARYGGKLPDGRTSSGVLIGAAAGSTVTAVADGTVVFSDWMTGYGMILIVDHGNGYMSLYAHNDTLLRDAGGTVKKGDPVAKVGNSGGQGVTALYFELRRNGQPVDPSSWLQRR from the coding sequence TTGCGCCACAACGTCTTTTCCTCACGCCGGCATAACAATCCGTCCACCGGGCAGGGCCGTGGCCCGCTGTGGAGGCTGGCGCTGTCGGTGGCGCTGGTGCTGGCGACCCTCGGCGCAGGACCCGTGGCGGCGCAGAACCCGAAGGAAACCGAACGCAAGCTTCAGAAGCTGCGTACCGAACTGAAAGGCGTGGCGCAGGAACGCAAGACCCTCGAAGGCCAGCGCGGCCAGGCTTCGCGCCAGCTGCGCGAAGCCGACGAAAAGGTCGCGCGCACCAGCCGCGTGCTGGCCGAGACCGAAACCGCGCTGCAGCGAGAAAGCCGCGCCCTGCAGGAACTGCAGCAGCGCCGCAGCGAACTGCAGGCCGGCCTGCAGGCGCAGCGCCAGGAGCTGGCCTCGCTGCTGCGCGCCGCGTACCGGATCGGAAACAACGCCCCGTTGAAGCTGCTGCTCTCGCAGGACAAGGTGGCCGACGCCAACCGCACCCTGGCCTACCACCGCTACCTGCAGCGCGAACGCGCGCGTCGGATCGGCGCGCTCACCACCGACCTGACCGAACTGGAAACGGTGGAAGCGCAGATCGTGGAGCGGCAGCAGGCATTGGAAGGCACCCGCAAGCAGCAGAAGCAACAGGCCGCTACCCTGGCCGACGACCGCAAGACCCGCGCGGCCACCGTGGCCAGCCTGGACGAGCGCTTCAAGGACCGCAGCGAGCGCGAGAAGGCCCTCGGCCAGGATGCCAAGGCGCTGGAAACGCTGCTGGCCAACCTGCGCGCGGCCGCCGCCCGCGCCGAGGCCGAACGCAAAGCCGCCGCACGCCGCGCTGCCGCCGAAAAGGCCGCGGCCGAAAAGGCCGAACGCGCTGCCGCTGCCAGCGGCACGCGTCCGCCGCCGCGCCCGGGCAAGACCCCTCCGGCGGTGGCGTCCGCACCCGCGCCCAAGGTCGGTGGCCTGGGCTGGCCGCTGTCGGGCAACCTGCTCGCCCGTTACGGTGGCAAGTTGCCGGACGGGCGGACCAGCAGCGGCGTGCTGATCGGCGCTGCGGCCGGCAGCACGGTGACCGCGGTGGCCGATGGCACCGTGGTGTTCTCCGACTGGATGACCGGCTACGGCATGATCCTGATCGTGGATCATGGCAATGGCTACATGAGCCTGTACGCGCACAACGACACCCTCCTGCGCGATGCCGGCGGCACGGTGAAGAAGGGCGACCCGGTGGCCAAGGTGGGGAACTCGGGCGGGCAGGGGGTTACTGCGTTGTACTTTGAACTGCGTCGTAATGGGCAGCCGGTGGATCCGTCTTCCTGGTTGCAGCGGCGGTAG
- a CDS encoding S41 family peptidase, with product MRVARSATLLLALVPALSWAQQTAQVPERGGDAASTEEAVTSRVPLEEIRRYVAVYNAVRAAYVDPVEDKKLMQSAIRGLLLDLDPHSTYFDKEDAEAFDEQAEGAYEGIGVELQQQPDNSSLKVISPIDDTPAAKAGILAGDLIIAIDGKPISAIEATEPLRGKAGSKVVLTIVREGKPKPFDVPITRETIRVTSVRSRMLEPGYGYIRLSTFQADTGADFQKHVAQLQQQAGGQLKGLVLDLRSNPGGLLTAAVQVADDLLDKGNIVSTRGRISISDARFDATPGDLLKGAPVVVLTDAGSASASEVLAGALRDNGRARVVGSRTFGKGSVQTVLPLDNGDSVKLTTARYYTPSGKSIQATGIVPDVVLLPEKKDGDDELPASLSDYSEATLPGHLRGDDEGGEGYQAGDVLPGDGPINDALAELKQPGSVVAKQKAEAAKKPAAKPVAPAVGRPTQTPAPKGDTGTDANPAPKPESKPEPKPEPTP from the coding sequence ATGCGCGTAGCCCGTTCCGCCACCCTGCTGCTGGCCCTGGTGCCGGCGCTGTCATGGGCGCAGCAGACCGCCCAGGTTCCGGAACGTGGCGGCGATGCCGCCTCCACTGAAGAAGCCGTCACCTCGCGGGTACCGCTGGAAGAGATCCGCCGCTATGTGGCCGTCTACAACGCCGTGCGCGCGGCCTATGTCGATCCGGTGGAAGACAAGAAGCTGATGCAGTCGGCCATCCGTGGCCTGCTGCTGGACCTGGACCCGCACAGCACCTACTTCGACAAGGAAGATGCCGAAGCCTTCGACGAACAGGCCGAAGGCGCCTACGAAGGCATCGGCGTGGAGCTGCAGCAGCAGCCGGACAACAGCAGCCTGAAGGTGATCTCGCCGATCGACGACACCCCGGCGGCCAAGGCCGGCATTTTGGCCGGCGATCTCATCATCGCCATCGACGGCAAGCCGATCAGCGCCATCGAAGCCACCGAGCCGCTGCGCGGCAAGGCCGGCAGCAAGGTGGTGCTGACCATCGTGCGCGAGGGCAAGCCCAAGCCGTTCGATGTGCCGATCACCCGCGAAACCATCCGCGTCACCAGCGTGCGCAGCCGCATGCTGGAGCCGGGCTATGGCTACATCCGCCTGAGCACCTTCCAGGCCGACACCGGTGCCGACTTCCAGAAGCATGTCGCCCAGCTGCAGCAGCAGGCCGGTGGCCAGCTCAAGGGGTTGGTGCTGGACCTGCGCAGCAACCCGGGTGGCCTGTTGACCGCTGCGGTGCAGGTGGCCGACGACCTGCTCGACAAGGGCAACATCGTCAGCACCCGCGGCCGCATCTCGATCAGCGACGCACGCTTCGACGCTACGCCGGGCGACCTCTTGAAGGGCGCACCGGTGGTGGTACTGACCGACGCCGGTTCGGCCAGCGCCTCGGAAGTACTGGCCGGCGCGCTGCGCGACAACGGCCGTGCCCGCGTGGTCGGCAGCCGCACCTTCGGCAAGGGCTCGGTGCAGACCGTGCTGCCGCTGGACAATGGCGACTCGGTCAAGCTCACCACCGCGCGTTACTACACGCCGAGTGGCAAATCGATCCAGGCAACCGGCATCGTGCCCGACGTGGTGCTGCTGCCGGAGAAGAAGGACGGCGACGACGAGCTGCCGGCCAGCCTGTCCGACTACAGCGAAGCCACCCTGCCTGGGCATCTGCGCGGCGACGACGAAGGCGGCGAAGGCTACCAGGCCGGCGACGTGCTGCCGGGCGACGGGCCGATCAACGACGCCCTGGCCGAACTCAAGCAGCCGGGTTCGGTGGTGGCGAAGCAGAAGGCCGAAGCGGCGAAGAAGCCGGCCGCAAAGCCAGTAGCGCCGGCCGTTGGCCGGCCCACGCAGACGCCAGCACCGAAAGGGGACACCGGAACCGACGCCAACCCCGCGCCCAAACCCGAATCGAAACCCGAACCGAAACCCGAACCGACCCCTTAA
- a CDS encoding rhomboid family intramembrane serine protease has protein sequence MFVSLPARKKSAVRWATPLLFAALWAAFLWSISRPGDARRSLWLDWGALSTGLTRPLDWWATFEDGSVLRLFTALFLHADWSHLLGNLVFLLIFGLPAERVLGPWRLILLFLVGGAISNLTAIYTMGSPDQIIIGASGAVSALIGAYLALFPGARLGVVIPLGLFLEFVRAPAYLLIGVWAGLQVVFAYIGPSFGMVAWWAHIAGFVFGLAYGVYVRAAIARRLRKRHGF, from the coding sequence ATGTTCGTCTCCCTGCCCGCCCGCAAGAAGTCTGCCGTCCGCTGGGCCACGCCCCTGCTGTTCGCGGCGCTGTGGGCGGCGTTCCTGTGGTCGATCTCGCGGCCGGGCGACGCCCGCCGCAGCCTGTGGCTGGACTGGGGTGCGCTGTCCACCGGGCTGACCCGGCCGCTGGACTGGTGGGCGACGTTCGAGGACGGCAGCGTGCTGCGGCTGTTCACCGCGCTGTTCCTGCACGCGGACTGGTCGCACCTGCTGGGCAACCTGGTGTTCCTGCTGATCTTCGGCCTGCCCGCCGAGCGGGTGCTGGGGCCGTGGCGGCTGATCCTGCTGTTCCTGGTGGGCGGTGCGATCTCCAACCTCACCGCAATCTACACGATGGGCAGCCCCGACCAGATCATCATCGGCGCCAGCGGCGCGGTGTCGGCGCTGATCGGCGCCTACCTGGCGCTGTTCCCCGGCGCCCGGCTGGGCGTGGTGATCCCGCTGGGCCTGTTCCTGGAATTCGTGCGCGCCCCGGCCTACCTGTTGATCGGGGTGTGGGCCGGGCTGCAGGTGGTGTTCGCCTACATCGGCCCAAGCTTCGGCATGGTCGCCTGGTGGGCGCACATCGCCGGCTTCGTGTTCGGCCTGGCCTACGGGGTGTACGTGCGCGCCGCCATCGCCCGGCGGCTGCGCAAGCGGCACGGGTTTTAA
- a CDS encoding outer membrane protein transport protein, whose protein sequence is MHTASTLARVTALAVGIAGVLAVGHVNAAAFQLKENSAKGLGRAFAGSGSAQGDASIIAVNPAGMRQLEGTMVQGDLSAISFKAEYEGTGRKPTGQPQTGGDGGDAGMIAPVPAAYFHMPIGEKAHFGVSLAAPFGFKTDYDNGWVGRYSGLKTDLKAIDLGFAASYDVNPYVSFGASVFVEHLTIELSNNIDFGTALAQSRVPGFAPGSADGKLTVEGDNNAVGWTVGGLFSPDENTHIGISYRSKVEHKITGGDATFDVPANAAAVLAVAQPGRFVSTSGKATLTLPASATLSVTHNINDRWTVMGDVTRTAWSTAFDAVTIDYASAQPDSVLEFGYRDTTFVSLGTDYKLSDTITLRGGVANDQTPTTDAHRDVRVPDTSRIWLSVGMGWTPSANTEYNFGYTHLLTNDPNLIVPGTTNNQGNSLNGKYKVRGDVLAASFQYKF, encoded by the coding sequence ATGCATACCGCTTCCACCCTCGCCCGCGTCACCGCCCTGGCTGTCGGCATCGCCGGCGTGCTGGCCGTTGGCCACGTCAACGCCGCCGCCTTCCAGCTGAAGGAAAACAGCGCCAAGGGCCTCGGCCGCGCCTTCGCCGGTTCGGGCAGCGCCCAGGGCGACGCCTCGATCATCGCGGTCAACCCGGCCGGCATGCGCCAGCTGGAAGGCACCATGGTCCAGGGCGACCTGAGCGCCATCAGCTTCAAGGCCGAATACGAAGGCACCGGCCGCAAGCCGACCGGCCAGCCGCAGACCGGCGGTGACGGCGGCGACGCCGGCATGATTGCCCCGGTTCCGGCCGCTTACTTCCACATGCCGATCGGCGAAAAGGCCCACTTCGGTGTCTCGCTGGCCGCTCCGTTCGGCTTCAAGACCGACTACGACAACGGCTGGGTGGGTCGCTACAGCGGCTTGAAGACCGACCTGAAGGCGATCGACCTGGGCTTCGCTGCCTCGTACGACGTCAACCCGTACGTGTCCTTCGGCGCGTCGGTGTTCGTTGAGCACCTGACCATCGAACTGAGCAACAACATCGACTTCGGCACCGCGCTGGCCCAGTCCCGCGTGCCGGGCTTCGCCCCGGGCAGCGCCGATGGCAAGCTGACCGTCGAAGGCGACAACAACGCCGTGGGTTGGACCGTCGGCGGCCTCTTCAGCCCTGATGAGAACACCCACATCGGCATCAGCTACCGTTCCAAGGTCGAGCACAAGATCACCGGCGGCGACGCCACCTTCGACGTGCCGGCCAACGCGGCTGCCGTGCTGGCCGTGGCCCAGCCGGGTCGCTTCGTGAGCACCTCGGGCAAGGCCACCCTGACCCTGCCGGCGTCGGCCACCCTGAGCGTCACCCACAACATCAACGATCGCTGGACCGTGATGGGCGACGTGACCCGTACCGCCTGGTCGACCGCCTTCGACGCGGTCACCATCGACTACGCGTCGGCGCAGCCGGACTCGGTGCTGGAATTCGGCTACCGCGACACCACCTTCGTCTCGCTGGGTACCGACTACAAGCTGAGCGACACCATCACCCTGCGTGGCGGCGTGGCCAACGACCAGACCCCGACCACCGACGCGCACCGCGACGTCCGCGTGCCGGACACCAGCCGCATCTGGCTGTCGGTCGGCATGGGTTGGACCCCGTCGGCGAACACCGAATACAACTTCGGTTACACCCACCTGCTGACCAACGATCCGAACCTGATCGTGCCGGGCACCACCAACAACCAGGGCAACTCGCTCAACGGCAAGTACAAGGTCCGTGGCGACGTGCTGGCTGCTTCGTTCCAGTACAAGTTCTGA
- a CDS encoding ThuA domain-containing protein, which translates to MRSLTLPLLLVLSLSTIAGPVTAQEDRVLVFTHTAKFRHDSIPTAVSTLRLLAGRERMAVDQSENPADFNDANLARYRVVVFANTTGDVLDATQQQAMESFIRAGGGFMGVHSAADTEYDWPWYGQLVGAYFKNHPEGLQFSPVQPEREGTPRGNAWPVRDELYNFRSNPRGTVQVTATVDEKRYSGGTMGTDHPIAWCHAFDGGRSWYTGLGHDTAVYRNRDFLAHLRQGLLYAAGRSPQC; encoded by the coding sequence ATGCGCTCATTGACCCTGCCCCTGTTGCTGGTCCTGTCGTTGTCCACCATTGCCGGACCTGTCACGGCGCAGGAAGACCGCGTGCTGGTGTTCACCCACACCGCGAAGTTCCGCCACGATTCCATCCCCACGGCAGTTAGCACGCTGCGTCTGCTGGCCGGCCGTGAGCGCATGGCGGTGGACCAGAGCGAAAACCCCGCCGACTTCAACGACGCCAACCTGGCCCGCTACCGGGTGGTGGTGTTCGCCAACACCACCGGCGACGTGCTCGACGCCACGCAGCAGCAGGCCATGGAGAGTTTCATACGCGCCGGCGGTGGTTTCATGGGTGTGCATTCGGCCGCCGACACCGAATACGACTGGCCGTGGTACGGCCAGCTGGTGGGCGCGTATTTCAAGAACCACCCCGAGGGGCTGCAGTTCAGCCCGGTGCAGCCCGAACGCGAGGGCACGCCACGGGGGAATGCCTGGCCGGTGCGCGACGAGCTGTACAACTTCCGCAGCAATCCACGCGGTACGGTTCAGGTGACCGCCACCGTGGACGAGAAGCGCTACAGCGGCGGCACGATGGGCACCGACCACCCCATTGCCTGGTGCCACGCCTTCGACGGCGGGCGCAGCTGGTACACCGGCCTGGGCCACGACACGGCGGTGTACCGCAACCGCGATTTCCTGGCGCACCTGCGCCAGGGCCTGTTGTACGCGGCGGGCCGCTCACCGCAGTGCTGA